From the genome of Ignavibacteriales bacterium, one region includes:
- a CDS encoding sodium:solute symporter family protein, whose translation MEQIHNIGSELDWIVLIVYMIAMLLFGSYFAKYNKDTNDFFFGGRRFTWWLIAMSIVATGISSHSFVKYSAMGFKYGFSSSMSYMNDWFFVPFFLFGWLPIIVYSRIKSIPEYFERRFSPSARFFVTILQLMYLVGYVGIGFLTMGKAIMPLMPEHFTIFGMQIHVTLMGLIWVTAVITGIYITFGGQTAVIFTDLVQGLMLLFAGLMIFVVGVYYVGGWDSFWHLLPNSWKLPFAGFNSPAEFNSVGTFWEDGIAGSVGFLFMNMGLIMRFMATKNVHEGRKAATINILFMLPISAIVVGGGGWVAKAISVKFPGLLPPDINPDSVFVVVSNIITGPGVFGFVIAAIAAALMSTVSTLLNATAAIWVNDVDRPIRIWLKKIKREEPVDEKRAMVVARTSTVAFTMLGVFAVYAFNSYPTVYQAHAFFHATLTPPLMIAIFFGAFWKKFTPAGLITTVVGGIAFMLLGNRYPLELIGPLAQGTPYDPVHPFTYMAALYNLIVCTGVAVLVTLSQNKLKHFAAKIKKNPNHTAIMYSMVVFSVVVVLIDIFDAIFRFKIASLGILFWATIFASAFVALITTFYVKYDAEAQTAGLTVWSIHKAKEWFKGRKLNEREGEIIKLNWKLNESDDEDVINFSKKDMHKMAAETGDLVYISDARRWLGGLKSCHTVYGEPHNEDGIVYIRKLHIGKGLFVEGKILEAEKEM comes from the coding sequence ATGGAACAAATACATAACATTGGTAGTGAACTCGATTGGATAGTACTCATAGTTTATATGATTGCTATGTTATTATTTGGAAGCTACTTTGCAAAATACAATAAAGACACGAACGATTTTTTCTTCGGCGGCAGGCGCTTTACATGGTGGTTAATCGCAATGTCAATTGTCGCTACCGGTATCAGCAGCCATAGCTTTGTAAAATATTCTGCTATGGGTTTTAAGTATGGATTCTCTTCTTCGATGTCATATATGAATGATTGGTTTTTCGTTCCGTTCTTTCTGTTCGGATGGCTTCCTATCATTGTCTATTCAAGAATAAAATCTATTCCGGAATATTTCGAAAGAAGATTTTCTCCTTCCGCACGATTTTTCGTTACAATTCTTCAACTAATGTATTTAGTAGGATATGTTGGAATTGGTTTCCTTACAATGGGAAAGGCAATTATGCCATTGATGCCGGAACATTTCACAATTTTTGGAATGCAAATTCACGTTACTTTAATGGGATTAATCTGGGTTACCGCCGTCATTACAGGAATTTATATTACCTTCGGAGGACAAACAGCAGTTATTTTCACAGACCTTGTTCAGGGATTGATGCTTCTCTTTGCCGGTTTGATGATTTTTGTTGTAGGTGTTTACTATGTCGGCGGGTGGGATTCATTCTGGCATCTTCTTCCTAATAGCTGGAAACTTCCATTTGCTGGATTTAATTCTCCGGCAGAATTTAATTCTGTAGGTACATTTTGGGAAGATGGAATTGCCGGTTCCGTTGGATTTCTGTTTATGAACATGGGATTGATAATGCGGTTCATGGCGACGAAGAATGTTCATGAAGGGAGAAAAGCGGCAACTATAAATATTCTTTTTATGCTTCCAATCTCTGCAATAGTTGTTGGTGGCGGCGGTTGGGTTGCTAAAGCAATCTCTGTAAAGTTTCCAGGTTTACTTCCTCCGGATATTAATCCTGACAGCGTTTTCGTTGTAGTCTCAAATATAATTACCGGTCCAGGTGTTTTTGGATTTGTTATTGCGGCAATAGCAGCTGCATTGATGTCAACTGTCAGTACACTTCTTAATGCCACTGCGGCAATTTGGGTAAACGATGTAGACCGGCCGATTAGAATTTGGCTCAAGAAAATAAAACGTGAAGAACCGGTTGATGAAAAAAGAGCAATGGTTGTTGCAAGAACCTCTACAGTTGCGTTTACAATGCTTGGTGTTTTTGCTGTTTACGCGTTCAATTCTTATCCAACAGTTTATCAAGCACATGCATTTTTTCATGCGACGCTTACACCTCCTTTAATGATCGCCATTTTCTTTGGCGCTTTCTGGAAAAAATTTACTCCGGCCGGATTAATAACTACCGTGGTTGGCGGTATTGCATTCATGCTACTTGGAAATAGGTATCCATTAGAATTAATTGGACCGCTTGCTCAAGGTACACCTTATGATCCGGTTCATCCATTTACATACATGGCGGCATTATATAATTTGATAGTGTGCACCGGTGTTGCCGTTTTGGTAACTCTTTCCCAAAACAAACTGAAACATTTTGCTGCTAAGATTAAAAAGAATCCTAATCATACTGCAATTATGTATTCAATGGTTGTCTTTAGTGTTGTGGTTGTTCTTATCGATATTTTTGATGCAATTTTCAGATTCAAGATAGCTTCACTGGGAATTTTATTTTGGGCTACAATCTTTGCTTCTGCATTCGTTGCATTGATTACCACATTTTACGTTAAGTATGATGCTGAAGCGCAAACAGCCGGCTTAACTGTTTGGTCAATTCACAAAGCAAAAGAATGGTTTAAGGGAAGGAAATTGAATGAACGCGAAGGTGAAATTATAAAGCTCAATTGGAAACTGAACGAAAGCGATGATGAAGATGTAATAAACTTTTCTAAAAAAGATATGCACAAAATGGCTGCCGAAACCGGCGATCTGGTATATATATCAGATGCACGCAGATGGCTTGGTGGATTAAAATCATGTCACACAGTTTATGGTGAACCTCATAATGAAGACGGAATAGTTTACATTAGAAAATTACATATAGGAAAAGGACTATTTGTTGAAGGAAAAATATTAGAGGCCGAAAAAGAGATGTAA
- the coaD gene encoding pantetheine-phosphate adenylyltransferase translates to MAKVIYPGTFDPVTNGHIDIVSRAIELFEEVIVTVARNPGKTSLFTVDERVEMLKVSLKDYKRVVVDSFDGLVVNHAKQVGAVGIIRGLRAISDFEYEFQMALMNRKLAGEITTILLMPHARYTYLNSTIVRNLAQFQGDVSEFVPPIVVEKLKLKFGKKKE, encoded by the coding sequence ATGGCAAAAGTAATTTATCCCGGCACATTCGATCCAGTAACTAACGGACACATTGACATTGTTAGTCGTGCTATTGAATTATTTGAAGAGGTAATTGTTACGGTGGCAAGAAATCCCGGTAAGACCTCACTCTTCACTGTTGATGAACGTGTTGAAATGCTCAAGGTGAGTTTAAAGGATTATAAACGCGTTGTTGTTGATTCGTTTGATGGATTAGTCGTAAATCATGCTAAGCAAGTCGGCGCGGTGGGAATTATACGCGGTCTGCGTGCAATAAGTGATTTTGAATATGAATTTCAGATGGCATTGATGAATAGAAAACTTGCCGGAGAAATTACAACAATTCTTTTGATGCCGCATGCAAGGTATACTTATCTTAATTCAACAATTGTGCGCAATCTCGCACAGTTTCAAGGAGATGTTTCGGAATTTGTTCCGCCGATAGTTGTAGAGAAACTGAAACTTAAATTTGGAAAGAAGAAGGAGTAA
- the rsmD gene encoding 16S rRNA (guanine(966)-N(2))-methyltransferase RsmD: MRIIAGKFKGRTIKFPNSKLVRPTTDKNKESIFNYLVHSIEFEGIKVCDIYAGSGSLGLEALSRGADEVHFIEKDFHVSKMLQENISSLNADNECKIFRMDAIKFSKIADHEKYDLILADPPFFKDDIYLVVKNILANNFLADDGIILIERSIQTKKEDEEAFRKEAFKRLGDSLIYLFENNSGSTE, from the coding sequence ATGAGAATAATCGCCGGTAAATTCAAAGGACGCACAATAAAATTCCCAAATTCAAAATTGGTACGCCCCACGACGGATAAAAACAAAGAATCGATTTTTAACTATCTGGTACATTCAATTGAGTTTGAGGGAATTAAAGTTTGCGATATCTATGCCGGATCCGGTTCACTTGGCTTGGAAGCCTTAAGCCGGGGAGCCGATGAGGTGCATTTTATCGAGAAAGATTTCCATGTCTCAAAAATGCTTCAAGAAAATATTTCATCTCTTAATGCTGACAATGAGTGTAAAATATTTAGAATGGACGCAATAAAATTTTCAAAAATTGCAGATCATGAAAAGTATGATCTGATTCTAGCCGATCCGCCGTTTTTCAAAGATGATATTTATCTTGTTGTTAAAAATATCCTGGCAAATAACTTTCTGGCTGATGATGGAATAATTCTAATTGAGCGTTCCATTCAAACAAAAAAAGAAGATGAAGAAGCATTTCGCAAAGAGGCATTCAAAAGATTGGGTGATAGTTTGATTTACCTTTTTGAGAACAATTCAGGCAGTACTGAATAA
- a CDS encoding helix-hairpin-helix domain-containing protein: MKSLEKFSKKIGFTSTETNVILFILTACLIGVAVNIIKDVKNDKTFLEFDSKQEDSLFNAASGGSGVEDSTILQVEKKIASKPELLDFNKEVKTGSVNKISSLRQKISLNKANISELMKLPGFGQKTAGALLEYRNKHGKIKSLNELLNIKGIGKKKLEKIKNLVIIE, translated from the coding sequence ATGAAATCATTAGAAAAATTTTCAAAGAAGATTGGCTTTACTTCCACAGAGACAAATGTAATCCTATTTATCTTGACGGCTTGTTTGATCGGGGTTGCGGTCAACATTATTAAAGATGTAAAGAATGACAAAACGTTTCTCGAATTCGATTCCAAACAAGAAGACAGTTTATTCAATGCCGCATCAGGCGGTTCCGGAGTAGAAGATTCAACCATCCTTCAAGTAGAAAAAAAGATTGCTTCTAAACCTGAACTTTTGGATTTTAATAAAGAAGTTAAAACCGGTTCAGTGAATAAAATATCTTCTCTGCGGCAAAAAATTAGTTTAAACAAAGCAAATATATCGGAGCTGATGAAACTACCCGGATTTGGACAAAAAACAGCCGGGGCATTACTTGAATACAGGAACAAACACGGTAAGATAAAATCACTAAATGAGTTGTTGAATATCAAAGGTATTGGTAAAAAGAAATTAGAAAAAATTAAGAATCTGGTTATAATAGAATAA
- the dnaJ gene encoding molecular chaperone DnaJ has translation MAKRDYYEVLGVGKSATQDEIKKSYRKLAMQFHPDRNPGDKQAEENFKEAAEAYEVLSNDEKRAKYDRFGHGGLKSDPGFTNVNDIFSHFSDIFGGSFGGSTIFDDFFGGSQQQRSRQRSTGHPGSDLKITLKLTLEEIATGTTKKVKIKKFNKCTTCNGSGAKSSASFKTCSVCNGTGEVRQVSKSIFGQFVNIAPCNNCGGTGRIISEPCHTCSGDGRVQDESTIKINVPAGVYDGNYMTLRSEGNAGKNNGPAGDIIVLFEEMHHQYFTRDGDNVIHELFISYPEAVLGTEVEVPTLNGRAKLKIEPGTLPGKFLKMREKGIQHLNSHGAGDQLVKINIHVPKNVTAKEKEMLKELQKLPNMKASS, from the coding sequence ATGGCAAAAAGAGATTATTACGAAGTTTTAGGTGTAGGCAAAAGTGCAACACAGGATGAGATCAAAAAATCTTATAGAAAACTTGCAATGCAGTTTCATCCGGATCGTAATCCGGGTGATAAGCAGGCGGAAGAAAATTTTAAAGAAGCCGCAGAAGCTTATGAGGTTCTAAGTAACGATGAAAAACGTGCTAAGTATGATCGTTTTGGACACGGCGGATTAAAAAGTGATCCGGGCTTCACAAATGTGAACGATATCTTTAGTCACTTCTCTGATATTTTCGGAGGATCGTTCGGCGGTTCGACAATTTTTGACGATTTCTTTGGCGGTTCACAACAACAAAGATCCCGTCAACGTTCAACAGGTCATCCCGGCTCGGATTTGAAAATTACTTTGAAATTAACACTCGAAGAAATTGCAACCGGAACCACTAAAAAAGTTAAAATAAAAAAATTCAACAAGTGTACTACATGCAATGGTTCAGGCGCAAAAAGTTCAGCCTCATTCAAAACATGTTCGGTCTGTAACGGTACGGGAGAAGTGCGTCAAGTCTCTAAATCAATCTTTGGACAGTTTGTAAACATTGCGCCATGTAATAATTGCGGCGGAACCGGAAGAATTATTTCCGAACCGTGTCATACTTGTTCCGGCGATGGACGCGTACAAGATGAATCTACTATCAAGATAAATGTTCCGGCCGGAGTTTATGATGGAAATTATATGACTTTGCGTAGTGAAGGAAACGCCGGAAAAAATAATGGACCCGCCGGAGATATAATAGTTCTCTTTGAAGAAATGCACCACCAATATTTTACACGCGATGGTGACAATGTAATACACGAATTATTTATTAGTTATCCGGAAGCAGTGCTTGGAACAGAGGTTGAAGTTCCGACTTTAAACGGCAGAGCCAAATTAAAAATTGAACCCGGAACTCTGCCCGGAAAATTTTTAAAGATGAGAGAAAAAGGAATTCAACACCTTAATAGTCACGGTGCAGGAGATCAACTTGTTAAAATTAATATTCACGTTCCTAAAAATGTAACTGCAAAAGAAAAAGAAATGTTGAAGGAACTTCAAAAGTTGCCAAACATGAAAGCTTCCAGCTAG
- a CDS encoding nucleotide exchange factor GrpE — MPNSLHKNSPNKDKLITMEDEKLNKQNSSNKEADNKIPIEREEVSKTETENKSSGLESNEAELKKLNDKIAEIEKQNLELKDALLRKAAEFENFKRRNENDQLNIIKYAAESFIRNILPVYDDLERSLSHIDEVPNSAGTSGGFDSTKKGLMLVFEKFGKILENQGVMKIDAKGKPFDVHFHEALMQQPAQGVAPHTVLEVLEPGYLYKDRVIRHAKVIVSQEMDHSQIKPDNDSSTIEGNSNEQE; from the coding sequence TTGCCGAACAGCTTACACAAGAATTCACCAAACAAAGATAAATTAATAACAATGGAAGACGAAAAATTGAATAAACAGAATTCCTCTAATAAAGAAGCAGATAATAAAATTCCGATTGAAAGAGAAGAAGTTTCCAAAACGGAAACAGAAAATAAAAGCAGCGGATTGGAATCAAACGAAGCAGAACTTAAAAAACTAAATGATAAGATTGCTGAAATTGAAAAGCAAAATTTGGAACTCAAAGATGCTCTCTTAAGAAAAGCTGCTGAGTTTGAAAATTTCAAACGCCGTAACGAAAATGATCAACTTAACATTATTAAATATGCGGCTGAATCTTTTATTAGAAATATATTACCTGTCTACGATGATCTTGAACGATCACTTTCTCATATTGATGAAGTACCAAATTCTGCGGGTACTTCCGGCGGATTCGATTCAACAAAAAAAGGTTTAATGCTTGTATTCGAAAAATTCGGAAAGATACTTGAGAATCAAGGTGTTATGAAAATAGATGCAAAGGGAAAACCATTTGATGTTCACTTTCATGAAGCACTAATGCAGCAACCTGCTCAAGGTGTTGCACCGCATACTGTTCTCGAAGTTTTAGAACCGGGATATCTGTATAAAGATAGAGTCATTCGGCACGCTAAGGTTATTGTTAGTCAAGAGATGGATCATTCTCAAATTAAACCTGATAATGATTCCAGTACTATAGAAGGTAATTCAAATGAGCAAGAATAA
- the hrcA gene encoding heat-inducible transcriptional repressor HrcA codes for MEEYQLKDREKAILRFVIHQFILTANPVGSRNISKRYDIGLSPASIRNIMSDLEETGFLNHPHTSAGRVPTDKGYRFYVDSLMDPPKLDLTSKNIIDVNLSSASTETEELLRVTSSILSDLTNQLAMVTYPKFENAVLQKIQIVQLSSTRILVIVSINSGMVKTITLEIDADVKEEEVSTVQQLLNERLTGLRFSEIRNTIEERMKDFNSESYRPIIRVFLDSVDKIFTDQSSEKAIISGTKNILKQPEFEDVNQFQSVIELIENKEIIIHILDGKKLPMEDDVSITIGQEIHEEKLSDYSMIAKEYKIGDMHGTLGIMGPKRMDYSKIVAAVVYIAEQLTQEFTKQR; via the coding sequence ATGGAAGAATATCAGTTAAAAGATAGGGAAAAAGCGATTCTGCGGTTTGTGATTCATCAATTTATACTAACTGCAAATCCGGTCGGCTCACGAAATATTTCGAAAAGGTATGATATTGGTCTCTCTCCGGCATCTATTAGAAATATTATGTCGGATCTTGAAGAAACAGGATTTCTAAATCATCCGCATACATCTGCCGGCAGGGTCCCGACCGATAAAGGTTACCGGTTTTATGTAGATTCACTTATGGATCCGCCCAAGCTCGATCTAACATCAAAAAATATTATTGATGTAAACTTAAGCTCTGCATCAACCGAAACAGAAGAACTTTTGAGAGTCACTTCTTCGATTCTAAGTGATTTAACGAATCAACTGGCAATGGTTACCTATCCAAAATTTGAGAATGCGGTTCTTCAAAAAATTCAAATTGTACAACTCTCTTCTACAAGAATATTAGTTATTGTTAGTATCAATTCGGGTATGGTAAAAACAATCACATTAGAGATTGATGCCGATGTGAAAGAAGAAGAAGTGTCGACGGTTCAGCAATTATTGAACGAACGATTGACGGGGTTACGTTTCTCTGAAATTAGGAATACGATTGAAGAGAGAATGAAAGATTTTAATTCGGAATCTTACCGACCGATAATCCGGGTATTTTTAGATTCTGTTGATAAAATTTTTACAGATCAAAGCAGCGAAAAAGCAATTATATCCGGCACCAAAAATATTTTAAAACAGCCTGAATTTGAAGATGTAAATCAATTTCAAAGCGTTATTGAACTAATTGAGAATAAAGAAATCATTATTCATATTCTTGATGGAAAGAAACTTCCGATGGAAGATGATGTTTCAATAACAATAGGTCAGGAAATTCATGAAGAAAAACTTTCCGATTATAGTATGATTGCAAAAGAATATAAAATAGGCGATATGCATGGCACACTTGGAATTATGGGACCGAAGAGAATGGACTATTCCAAGATTGTTGCAGCAGTAGTTTACATTGCCGAACAGCTTACACAAGAATTCACCAAACAAAGATAA
- the purM gene encoding phosphoribosylformylglycinamidine cyclo-ligase: MAITYKSSGVNIQAGDETVEKIKSLAKSTFNKNVLSGIGHFGAFYEVDLKRWKNPVLVSSVDGVGTKLKIAFAMDTHDTVGQDLVNHCVNDIAVCGAEPQYFMDYLAFGKLVPEKAEQIIKGFSIACKENGVALIGGETAEMPGLYNENEYDMSGTIVGIVERDKIIDGRTVNVGDVLIGFASSGLHTNGYSLARKVLFENFSVNDNHDLLSGTIGEELLKVHKSYLNLIRELKEKISIHAFSHITGGGIIGNTKRVIPKDMQIKIDWSAWSVPPIFRLIKETGKIAEDEMRKAFNMGIGLIAVVDKNDAGQVLKISEAFGEKGIIVGEVI; this comes from the coding sequence GTGGCCATAACTTACAAATCTTCCGGGGTTAATATACAAGCCGGAGACGAAACTGTCGAAAAGATAAAATCTCTCGCTAAATCAACATTTAATAAAAATGTTCTTTCGGGTATTGGTCACTTCGGCGCCTTTTATGAAGTCGATTTGAAGAGATGGAAAAATCCAGTTCTTGTATCCAGCGTTGACGGTGTAGGCACAAAATTAAAAATTGCTTTCGCAATGGATACACATGATACCGTTGGTCAAGATTTGGTAAATCACTGTGTGAATGATATTGCAGTTTGCGGAGCCGAACCTCAATACTTTATGGACTATCTTGCATTCGGAAAACTTGTGCCGGAAAAAGCCGAGCAGATCATAAAAGGATTTTCAATTGCCTGTAAAGAAAATGGAGTTGCATTAATTGGTGGTGAAACTGCTGAGATGCCGGGATTATATAATGAAAATGAATATGATATGTCCGGGACAATTGTTGGCATTGTAGAACGAGATAAAATTATTGACGGACGAACCGTTAATGTAGGCGACGTACTGATTGGATTTGCCTCAAGTGGATTGCATACAAACGGTTATTCTCTTGCGAGAAAAGTATTATTTGAGAATTTTTCTGTGAATGACAATCACGATTTACTAAGTGGTACTATTGGCGAAGAATTATTGAAAGTGCATAAATCATATTTGAATTTGATCAGAGAGTTGAAAGAAAAAATTTCGATCCATGCTTTCTCGCACATTACAGGCGGCGGAATTATCGGCAACACCAAACGCGTTATACCTAAAGATATGCAGATCAAGATTGATTGGAGCGCATGGAGTGTACCGCCAATTTTCAGACTGATTAAGGAAACCGGAAAAATTGCAGAAGATGAGATGAGAAAAGCTTTCAATATGGGAATTGGGTTGATTGCGGTTGTTGATAAAAATGATGCCGGGCAAGTATTAAAAATTTCAGAAGCATTTGGTGAAAAAGGTATTATTGTTGGAGAAGTAATTTAG
- a CDS encoding YchF/TatD family DNA exonuclease produces MFIDTHAHLFYKNFKGEVDQIIDRAKQAGVDFIIVPGTDLVTSHKAVELANAHECVYAAVGVHPHDSKDWNDSIINELEELSKDKKVVAIGEIGLDYFYDFSPREIQIKAFEEQIQLALKVNLPIIVHNRESNEDIMNFARKYKDSGLRAQYHCFAGSVADARELVEMHHFISFPGIVTFKNAESIRKVLSRVAIENLLLETDSPFMTPTPHRGQRNEPAYINLIAEKIAEIHHLTTEDVGRATSYNTFKLFGIGMKPSLSFTYKIGQSLYVNVTNRCNADCVFCDRKGEAIINGYNLKMTKSEEPDAEVYIKEIGDPKNYKEIVFCGYGEPTIRWDVVKNVARYIKDNGGSTRMNSDGHGSFINKRDITPELEGLIDTVSISLNSIDAEQYGKLMRVDPSMHSVMLDFARKAKNYTHVVLSIVGLSDVDSEAAKKFVTEEIGVDFREREYF; encoded by the coding sequence ATGTTCATAGATACACACGCACATCTGTTTTACAAAAATTTCAAAGGTGAAGTTGATCAGATAATTGACCGGGCTAAACAAGCCGGGGTTGATTTTATTATTGTACCCGGAACCGACCTTGTCACGTCTCACAAAGCAGTTGAACTCGCAAATGCACATGAATGTGTTTATGCAGCTGTTGGCGTTCACCCACATGACTCAAAAGATTGGAATGACTCGATCATTAATGAACTTGAAGAACTTTCAAAAGACAAAAAAGTTGTAGCAATCGGTGAAATTGGTCTTGATTACTTCTATGATTTTTCTCCTCGTGAAATTCAAATAAAAGCATTCGAAGAACAAATTCAATTGGCGCTTAAAGTTAATCTCCCGATTATTGTGCACAACCGGGAATCGAATGAAGACATAATGAATTTCGCCCGTAAATATAAAGACTCGGGATTGCGTGCTCAGTATCATTGTTTCGCCGGCTCGGTTGCAGATGCACGCGAACTTGTAGAGATGCATCACTTTATTTCTTTCCCGGGAATTGTAACATTTAAAAATGCGGAGAGCATCCGTAAAGTTCTTAGCAGAGTTGCAATTGAAAATTTACTGCTCGAGACTGATTCACCATTTATGACTCCTACACCTCATCGCGGTCAGCGGAATGAACCGGCATATATAAATTTGATTGCAGAAAAAATTGCGGAGATTCATCATTTAACAACAGAAGACGTTGGCAGAGCAACTTCTTATAATACATTTAAACTTTTTGGAATCGGAATGAAACCAAGTCTAAGCTTTACATACAAAATTGGGCAATCGCTTTATGTTAATGTAACAAACCGTTGTAATGCGGATTGCGTTTTTTGCGACCGCAAAGGTGAAGCTATCATTAATGGTTATAACCTCAAGATGACAAAATCGGAAGAACCGGATGCGGAAGTTTATATCAAAGAAATTGGAGACCCTAAAAACTACAAGGAAATAGTATTCTGTGGTTACGGTGAACCGACAATTCGTTGGGATGTTGTAAAAAATGTAGCTAGATACATTAAAGATAACGGAGGCTCAACACGAATGAACAGCGACGGTCACGGAAGTTTCATCAACAAACGTGATATTACTCCTGAACTGGAAGGGTTAATTGATACTGTCTCTATTAGCCTAAATTCTATTGATGCAGAACAGTACGGGAAATTGATGCGCGTAGATCCTTCGATGCACAGCGTAATGTTAGACTTTGCAAGGAAAGCAAAAAATTATACACACGTAGTTTTATCAATTGTTGGATTAAGCGATGTTGATTCTGAAGCTGCTAAAAAATTCGTAACCGAAGAAATCGGCGTTGATTTCCGCGAGCGGGAATATTTTTGA
- the dacB gene encoding D-alanyl-D-alanine carboxypeptidase/D-alanyl-D-alanine-endopeptidase, with product MITQKKNLLSLLLIASLLFQACATFKQEMVVKQNGIDSLLNSDFFKSSQGAISVYDLTDNKSIYQHNEKLLLRPASNQKILTTGAAYLFLGDDYNFKTSVYYSGEIKDSVCSGDIYVVGGFDPDFKSTDLDSMVRKIKLAGIKEIKGNIYGDVSAMDSLFWGEGWMWDDDPEAFAAYLTPLTINKNSIRVVAKPNDFGKPVITELIPDTDAFTIENSSSTIDTGKTTLKITRDWLNRNNKILISGNLLKSAEPDTVLLNVFNPTFYFLNLMKESFERNGISFSGKIDTSRLNKDAVILSSYERSIEPVIINTNKASDNLSAELLLRTISLNIYGKHASAKKGIQLVDSLITLSGSNPKDFMIVDGSGLSFYNLLSAELLTNVMKYFYYKQPIIFKKLFNSFPISGYDGTLKNRMKGSSIEGRVFAKTGSLRGVNSLSGYLMSRNDHLIAFSILLQNYKGNSNQARAIQDDVCKIIFETN from the coding sequence ATGATAACACAGAAAAAAAACTTGCTCTCTCTTTTGCTCATTGCCTCATTACTATTTCAGGCTTGTGCCACATTCAAACAAGAGATGGTTGTAAAACAAAACGGAATTGATAGTCTACTCAATTCAGATTTTTTTAAATCCTCTCAAGGGGCAATTTCGGTTTATGATCTGACGGATAATAAGTCAATCTATCAACACAACGAAAAACTTTTACTGCGCCCGGCATCCAATCAAAAAATTTTAACTACCGGCGCGGCTTATCTTTTTCTTGGCGATGATTACAATTTCAAGACATCTGTTTATTATTCAGGTGAAATAAAAGACTCGGTCTGCAGTGGGGACATTTATGTAGTTGGCGGATTTGATCCGGATTTTAAATCAACCGATCTAGATTCAATGGTTAGAAAAATCAAACTTGCCGGAATAAAAGAAATTAAGGGAAATATTTATGGCGATGTTTCTGCAATGGATTCTCTTTTCTGGGGTGAAGGTTGGATGTGGGATGATGATCCGGAAGCTTTTGCCGCTTATTTAACACCGCTTACAATCAACAAAAATAGTATTCGTGTGGTTGCCAAGCCAAATGATTTCGGCAAACCGGTAATCACAGAATTAATTCCAGATACAGATGCTTTTACGATCGAGAATTCTTCTTCAACAATTGATACCGGCAAAACTACTTTAAAAATCACTCGTGATTGGTTAAACCGGAATAATAAAATTCTTATCAGCGGAAATCTTTTAAAATCTGCAGAACCGGATACTGTTCTGCTTAATGTTTTCAATCCTACATTTTACTTCCTTAATTTGATGAAAGAAAGTTTTGAGAGAAACGGAATTTCATTCAGCGGAAAAATTGATACCTCCAGATTGAACAAAGATGCAGTCATTCTTTCTTCGTATGAACGCAGCATTGAGCCGGTCATTATAAACACAAACAAAGCCAGCGACAACTTGAGCGCAGAATTACTGCTTAGAACAATTTCGTTAAATATTTACGGCAAACACGCGTCGGCAAAAAAAGGAATTCAACTGGTTGATAGTTTGATAACACTCTCTGGGTCAAATCCAAAAGATTTCATGATTGTTGACGGGTCCGGATTATCATTTTATAATTTACTCTCAGCTGAATTACTTACCAATGTGATGAAATATTTTTATTACAAACAACCAATAATATTTAAAAAACTTTTTAATTCTTTCCCTATCTCCGGTTATGATGGTACCCTAAAAAACCGCATGAAAGGATCTTCCATAGAAGGGCGTGTATTTGCCAAAACCGGTTCCCTGCGAGGTGTAAATAGTTTATCTGGTTATTTGATGAGCAGAAATGATCACTTGATAGCCTTTTCAATTTTGCTTCAAAATTACAAAGGGAACTCAAATCAAGCACGCGCAATTCAAGATGATGTATGTAAAATTATTTTTGAAACCAATTAG